GGTTTATGAAGAGCGAGAAATGGGGCAAACCCGAATCACTATTCGCGACCTTCGTAACCAACAAGAGCAAGTCGTTGCGTTTAATGATCCAACTTATATGGTCTTTAGTTATGGTAATGGTGAGTTAGATAACCCTAGCTTACGTGTTTACTATTCAAGTATGACGACGCCAGGCAGCAGCTACGATATCAACCTAGAAAGTGGCGAAAAAACACTACTTAAACAGCGTAAAGTGTTAGGTGATTTTAATCCTGACAACTATGCCTCTGAGCGAGTTTATGTGACGGCTAGAGATGGTGTCGATGTTCCTGTGAGCCTTGTTTATCGTAAAGATAAGTTCAAAAAAGATGGCTCGAATCCGCTTATGCAATATGGTTATGGTTCGTATGGTGCGACCATGGATCCGAGCTTTTCTAGTTCACGCTTAAGCTTACTTGATCGCGGTTTTGTGTTTGCGATTGCGCATATCCGTGGCTCACAAATGCTGGGTCGTCCTTGGTACGAAGACGGCAAGTTGCTGAAAAAACAAAACACCTTTAATGACTTTGTTGATGTGACTAAATCATTAGCCGCTCAAAAGTATGGTGATAAGGATAATATTTTTGCTATGGGTGGCAGTGCAGGTGGCTTGCTAATGGGGGCTGTTGTGAATCAAGCGCCTGAACTTTATAAAGGGGTGATTGCTGCTGTGCCTTTTGTTGATGTGGTCACGACCATGCTAGATGCCAGCTTACCACTGACAACGAATGAGTATGACGAGTGGGGTAACCCGAACGATAAAGTCTATTATGATTACATGCTGTCATATTCGCCGTACGACCAAGTTAAGCAGCAGGCTTACCCAAATATGTTAGTCACTACCGGCTTACACGACTCTCAAGTTCAGTATTTTGAGCCTGCAAAATGGGTTGCTAAGTTACGTGATTATAAAACCGATGATAACCTTTTGCTGTTCAAAACCGACATGGAAGCAGGGCACGGCGGTGCTTCTGGGCGCTTTAAAAGCTTGCAAGATACCGCTTTATATTACGCCTTTATGCTCGATTTGGCGGGTATCGAAAAATAATAACAACACAGGCATCCGTGATTAAGCGGATGCCTGCATAGCTAAATTAAAGCGAAATTCACTGCCTTTTCCTAAGGTACTTTTTACGTTTATTTCACTATCCATTAGGGTGAGCAGTTGCTTGCTAATAGCAAGTCCTAAGCCTGTTGAGCCTCGTTTTATACTATTACGTGCCTGATAGTGAGGCTCGAAAATCGCATTGAGTTCATCCTCATGAATACCAACCCCGGTATCAGACACTGCCACGTATAATTGATCACTTTGCTGGCTAACCTTAACGGCAATTTCACCGCCATTAGGGGTGTGCCGAACGGCATTTTCGATTAAGTTTGTAAGTACCCGCTCTAATTTTGCGATGTCTGCCGTCACGGTAAAATCGCAGATTTCGGGAATAACCTTGAGTGAAATTCCCGCTGATTGCGCTGTTAGAGCAAGCTTTGCCACACAATCATAAATTAACTCACCCAAATTAAAGGTCTCGGATTGTATTTTTACTTGGCCGCATTCTAAATTAGCCAGCTCAAAAATTTGTTCAATCAGCTGTTTTAGTTGCTGGCAGTTATCCATTGCAAGGTTGAGATAATGACGTTGCTCAGGCTCGTTTAAGTGGCTATCCGGTTTATTGATCACCTCCAAAAAGCCGTGGAGTGAAGAGAGCGGCGTACGTAAATCGTGTGATAAGTGAGTCAGTAACTCACGGCGTTGTTTATCAGCTTGCTGTAATGACTGAAACTGCTCATCAATACGTGCCAGCATGGCATTGACGCCTTTGCTTAAATTGCCAATTTCATCGTGAGCTGTGTAGCTAGAGTCCAATGACATTTTGGTTAGGCTGTAGTTAGCCGCTTCTATTTTATTAAGCTCTTTATTGAGTTTTTTTAACGGTAAGGTGAAAAACCGAAATAACAGCAACATCGCAATAAAGAGCGCAACTAAGGCAGCTACAAACCACATGGCAGCAAGCCAAAGGTTATCATTGGCTTTAATGTTTTTAAGGGTTGTATCGTAAGCTTGCCCGCCAATAATCACGTATAAATAGCCTTGCAGTTGCTGCTGATTATAAACTGGCGCAGTCGAAAATATTTTTACGCCATCCTTGCTACGTGGATCGTCACCATAAATCGGTGTGGCAGTGGGGTTGTCGAGTAGCTGCTGTATTGGGGTTAAGTTTATTTGTTGCCTCACGACTTGCCCTGGTTTGGCGGAATAAGTCAGTAAATGACCTTCTGAGTCTACAAAATAAAATTCAAAAGCCGGACCAAGTATCATCAGCGTGTGGAATAAGTTTTCTAGTGCATCATAGTCATACACACCTTGCTGGATCAGTGGGTTGTCATGCACTAAATGCTCAGCTAGTTGGAGGTGCAAGTTTTGCTGAGCATGGTGTACCGAGCTTTGCTCTAGCTGCTTACTCCAATTTAAAACCAGTGTGCACAAAAGACTAAAAATAAGCACCAAAGACCAAGCGAGTTTTTGATAAAGCGTCATTGATTTCATTAATTTGCACTCAATTGACCGGGGTTTAGT
Above is a window of Pseudoalteromonas shioyasakiensis DNA encoding:
- a CDS encoding sensor histidine kinase; this translates as MKSMTLYQKLAWSLVLIFSLLCTLVLNWSKQLEQSSVHHAQQNLHLQLAEHLVHDNPLIQQGVYDYDALENLFHTLMILGPAFEFYFVDSEGHLLTYSAKPGQVVRQQINLTPIQQLLDNPTATPIYGDDPRSKDGVKIFSTAPVYNQQQLQGYLYVIIGGQAYDTTLKNIKANDNLWLAAMWFVAALVALFIAMLLLFRFFTLPLKKLNKELNKIEAANYSLTKMSLDSSYTAHDEIGNLSKGVNAMLARIDEQFQSLQQADKQRRELLTHLSHDLRTPLSSLHGFLEVINKPDSHLNEPEQRHYLNLAMDNCQQLKQLIEQIFELANLECGQVKIQSETFNLGELIYDCVAKLALTAQSAGISLKVIPEICDFTVTADIAKLERVLTNLIENAVRHTPNGGEIAVKVSQQSDQLYVAVSDTGVGIHEDELNAIFEPHYQARNSIKRGSTGLGLAISKQLLTLMDSEINVKSTLGKGSEFRFNLAMQASA